A single region of the Acuticoccus sediminis genome encodes:
- a CDS encoding AAA family ATPase, translated as MRDPTRYRLRLLALEGRLALYRGTRDGPDAEPLLFVRPLAPDDLEAVALLENAFALSRTLDTAFAAPALELNDAGGTPTLVLADPGGEPLSGRLGRPLPLASVLSLAFRLAEALGAVHGTGIIHTALRPAVILVDEGDGVRLTGFGHARRVARPHHHDLSPEPSTPAAPYMSPEQSGRMHRTVDARSDLYALGVILYEMLTGTLPFAAEGVMEWVHAHVARQPTSPGRYVPHLPAVVADIVMTLLAKAPEERYQTARGLAADLAECLARLSSDGRIAPFPLRRRDVRDRMVVPDRLYGRETEIGELVAAYDRMTLSGSPELVLVSGYSGVGKSALVAEFFALLAPAGVRIVAGKFDQVNRGVPFATLTEGFERAIRTILAADEAERTRWRSRLVDALGANAGLVTSLIPELALLIGPSPPVPPLSAQEAQHRFRFVFERFLAAFATPGEPLVVFLDDLQWVDPATASLIERLVVDAPVPHLFLVGAYRVNEVGQGHPFAEVLARIRASRHAPTEVMLGPLSVAHVTGLVADALGTEPSRVADLAEIIVARTTGNPFYVVQLLETLVERSIVRFDAPAAQWRYDADEVRAAEGLDIASLMVASLHRLSDAACRDLRRFAALGMTARTDVLASVLDVAEAGLEPRLAEAVEAGLVLRRTGAYSFLHDQVQEAAYRLVPEGERAALHLAIGRTLGAALRGGRLEDATFETANQLNRGLALITGEPERLDVARLDVAAAAKASASGGHGAALGYLAAAREVLGGLSGEADRLRFEVEIACAECELLSGDHASAERRLAALAAVGRPVTDAARIAWQRITIQTASGRLERAVALCLEYLRGSGIDWSAHPSMEALTAEFAPIRAEIDGGRIEERLALPGITDPEALATVEVLTAVLPPAFFTDQTLVCLVLCRMANISARHGNSAASALGYAYLGMVLGPVFGDYAAGYRFGRLGIDISERPGFERFRARTLMTFAYHVLPYSRPLATGRDPLRRAFELARETGDLTYSGYSTCTLISNLLAAGEPLGRIERQAERGLAYVRSVRFGLIDDIVTTQLMLTRALRGLTYGPATFTDGVFDEEAFERRLAGDPTLTIAACWHHIRKLQAAVFAGDNRAAREAARRAEPLLWTTGGHLELVEFHFYDAIARADGAGTGDRAAIEAHRDRFRTWAENCPANFLHHLRLIEAELARLSGAALDALRLYDDAVRSARANGFTHIEALAHERAAAHCAASGLETVAELHLARAQAAYRRWGADSKLRSAGEAGAAPTEAAPARERPGDTADVDLATIVRSSEALSGAAVLADLIRTLMTLVLENAGAQRGVLILIEGERLWSEAEASTEADGFRVTLRRRPASAADVPLTLIDAAIRSRSSVLVGDAATDHPFREDPYLATRAPRSILALPLVRQGKLRSLIYLENEATANTFTPARLAVLRLIAAQAAISLENAVLEEKESLLKEVHHRVKNNLQLISSLLNLQAARSADATVAEHFAESRNRVRAMALVHENLYRAGSFARISMADHLRSLCAHLVRSYAVPQRRVSLAVEAEEVTLDLDRAVSCGLIVNELVSNALKHAFPGARAGRVGVSLRMEPFDRCVLTVEDDGIGLPEDWRSSESLGLQLVRDLADQLGGRIDVTLHQGTRFMIHFDLAAPGGEPR; from the coding sequence GTGAGAGATCCCACCCGATATCGCCTTCGCCTGCTCGCCCTCGAGGGGCGGCTGGCGCTTTACCGCGGTACCCGGGACGGGCCGGACGCCGAACCGCTCCTCTTCGTGCGTCCGCTCGCGCCCGACGACCTGGAGGCGGTCGCGCTGCTCGAGAACGCTTTCGCGCTGTCGCGCACGCTGGACACCGCGTTCGCCGCCCCCGCGCTGGAGCTGAACGACGCCGGCGGGACGCCGACGCTCGTGCTCGCCGACCCCGGCGGCGAGCCGCTCTCCGGCCGGCTCGGTCGACCGCTGCCGCTCGCGTCCGTTCTCTCGCTCGCCTTCCGTCTCGCGGAGGCGCTCGGCGCCGTGCACGGGACGGGCATCATTCACACCGCGCTGCGCCCGGCGGTGATCCTGGTGGACGAGGGCGACGGGGTCCGCCTGACCGGCTTCGGTCATGCCCGCAGGGTTGCGCGGCCGCATCACCATGACCTGTCGCCCGAACCCTCTACGCCCGCGGCGCCCTACATGTCGCCGGAACAGTCCGGGCGGATGCATCGCACGGTCGACGCCCGCAGCGACCTCTATGCCCTCGGCGTCATCCTCTACGAGATGCTGACGGGCACGCTTCCCTTCGCGGCGGAGGGCGTCATGGAGTGGGTGCATGCCCACGTCGCCCGGCAGCCGACGAGCCCGGGACGTTATGTCCCGCACCTTCCCGCCGTCGTCGCCGACATCGTCATGACGCTCCTCGCGAAGGCGCCCGAGGAGCGCTACCAGACCGCGCGGGGCCTCGCCGCCGACCTTGCGGAGTGCCTTGCAAGACTGTCGAGCGACGGCCGGATCGCCCCGTTCCCGCTGCGTCGCCGCGATGTGCGCGACCGGATGGTCGTGCCGGACCGCCTCTACGGGCGCGAGACGGAAATCGGCGAACTCGTCGCGGCCTACGACCGCATGACGCTGTCAGGCAGTCCCGAGCTGGTGCTCGTCTCGGGATATTCGGGCGTCGGCAAGTCGGCGCTGGTCGCCGAGTTCTTCGCACTGCTCGCGCCGGCCGGCGTCAGGATCGTCGCCGGCAAGTTCGACCAGGTGAACCGCGGCGTGCCCTTCGCGACCCTGACCGAGGGCTTCGAGCGCGCGATCCGCACGATCCTTGCCGCTGACGAGGCGGAGCGCACGCGCTGGCGATCGCGGCTCGTGGACGCGCTCGGGGCCAATGCCGGGCTGGTGACGTCGCTCATTCCCGAGCTTGCGCTCCTGATCGGGCCGTCGCCGCCGGTGCCGCCGCTCTCCGCGCAGGAGGCGCAGCACCGCTTCCGCTTCGTGTTCGAGCGCTTCCTCGCCGCCTTTGCGACGCCTGGCGAGCCGCTCGTCGTCTTCCTCGACGACCTGCAGTGGGTCGACCCGGCGACGGCGAGCCTCATCGAGCGGCTGGTGGTGGATGCGCCTGTACCGCACCTCTTCCTCGTCGGCGCCTATCGCGTCAACGAGGTGGGGCAGGGCCATCCCTTCGCCGAGGTGCTGGCACGGATCCGCGCTTCGCGCCATGCGCCGACCGAGGTGATGCTGGGTCCGCTGTCGGTCGCACACGTGACGGGGCTGGTGGCGGACGCGCTCGGCACCGAGCCGTCCCGTGTCGCTGATCTCGCCGAGATCATCGTCGCCCGCACCACCGGCAATCCCTTCTACGTGGTGCAGCTTCTGGAGACGCTGGTGGAGCGGTCCATCGTGCGTTTCGACGCGCCCGCCGCCCAATGGCGCTACGACGCCGACGAAGTGCGCGCGGCGGAGGGGCTCGACATCGCGAGCCTGATGGTGGCGAGCCTCCACCGCCTGTCCGACGCGGCGTGCCGCGACCTGCGCCGCTTCGCGGCGCTCGGCATGACGGCGCGCACCGATGTCCTCGCGAGCGTGCTCGATGTGGCGGAGGCGGGGCTCGAGCCGCGCCTCGCGGAGGCGGTGGAGGCCGGGCTCGTCCTGCGCCGCACCGGCGCCTACAGTTTCCTGCATGACCAGGTCCAGGAGGCGGCCTATCGTCTCGTACCGGAGGGGGAGCGCGCCGCTCTGCACCTCGCCATCGGACGAACGCTCGGCGCCGCGCTCCGGGGCGGACGTCTCGAGGACGCGACCTTCGAGACCGCGAACCAGCTCAATCGCGGTCTCGCGCTGATCACAGGCGAGCCCGAACGGCTCGATGTCGCCCGCCTCGACGTCGCGGCGGCGGCGAAGGCCAGCGCCTCGGGCGGCCATGGGGCGGCGCTCGGCTATCTCGCAGCCGCCCGCGAGGTGCTGGGCGGCCTCTCGGGCGAGGCCGATCGCCTGCGGTTCGAGGTGGAGATCGCCTGTGCCGAGTGCGAGCTTCTGAGCGGCGACCATGCGTCGGCCGAACGCCGCCTCGCCGCGCTGGCCGCCGTCGGCCGGCCGGTGACGGACGCGGCCCGGATCGCCTGGCAGCGCATCACGATCCAGACCGCCAGCGGCCGCCTCGAACGGGCGGTGGCGCTCTGCCTCGAATATCTCCGCGGGTCGGGGATCGACTGGTCCGCCCACCCGTCGATGGAGGCTCTGACGGCCGAGTTCGCGCCCATCCGCGCCGAGATCGACGGTGGCCGGATCGAGGAGCGCCTGGCACTGCCCGGGATCACCGACCCGGAGGCGCTCGCCACCGTCGAAGTGCTGACCGCGGTGCTGCCGCCCGCATTCTTCACCGACCAGACGTTGGTGTGTCTGGTGCTGTGCCGCATGGCCAACATCAGCGCGCGGCACGGCAACAGCGCGGCCTCGGCGCTGGGCTACGCCTACCTCGGAATGGTCCTCGGCCCCGTGTTCGGGGACTACGCGGCCGGGTACCGCTTCGGCAGGCTCGGCATCGACATCTCGGAGCGGCCCGGCTTCGAGCGCTTCCGGGCGCGAACGCTGATGACCTTCGCCTATCACGTGCTGCCCTATTCGCGTCCGCTCGCGACCGGCCGCGACCCGCTCCGCCGCGCGTTCGAGCTGGCCCGCGAGACCGGGGACCTCACCTATTCCGGCTACTCGACCTGCACGCTGATCAGCAATCTCCTCGCGGCGGGCGAGCCGCTGGGCCGGATCGAGCGGCAGGCCGAGCGGGGCCTCGCCTACGTCAGGAGCGTGCGGTTCGGGCTGATCGACGACATCGTCACCACGCAGCTCATGCTGACGCGGGCGCTGCGCGGGCTGACGTACGGCCCGGCGACCTTCACCGACGGCGTCTTCGACGAGGAGGCGTTCGAGCGGCGCCTCGCCGGGGATCCGACACTGACCATCGCCGCCTGCTGGCACCATATCCGCAAGCTCCAGGCGGCGGTGTTTGCGGGCGACAACCGCGCGGCGAGGGAGGCCGCGCGCCGGGCGGAGCCGCTGCTGTGGACGACAGGCGGTCATCTCGAACTCGTGGAGTTCCACTTCTACGACGCCATCGCCCGGGCCGACGGCGCCGGGACGGGCGACCGCGCTGCCATCGAAGCGCACCGGGACCGGTTCCGCACCTGGGCCGAGAACTGCCCGGCGAACTTCCTCCATCACCTCAGGCTCATCGAGGCCGAGCTCGCCCGCCTCTCCGGCGCCGCGCTGGACGCGCTTCGGCTTTACGACGATGCCGTCCGCTCCGCCCGCGCGAACGGCTTCACCCACATCGAGGCGCTGGCGCACGAGCGCGCCGCCGCCCATTGCGCCGCGTCCGGGCTCGAGACGGTGGCCGAGCTGCACCTTGCCCGCGCGCAGGCGGCCTACCGCCGCTGGGGCGCTGACTCCAAGCTCCGGTCCGCCGGCGAGGCGGGCGCTGCGCCGACCGAGGCGGCGCCGGCGAGGGAGCGGCCGGGAGACACAGCCGATGTCGACCTTGCCACCATCGTCCGGTCGTCCGAGGCCCTCTCCGGAGCGGCGGTGCTGGCCGACCTCATCCGCACCCTGATGACCCTCGTTCTGGAGAATGCTGGGGCGCAGCGCGGCGTCCTCATCCTCATCGAGGGCGAGCGGCTCTGGTCCGAGGCGGAGGCGAGCACCGAGGCGGACGGCTTCCGCGTGACGCTGCGGCGACGGCCGGCGAGCGCCGCCGACGTGCCCCTCACCCTGATCGACGCGGCGATCCGTTCCCGCTCCTCGGTCCTCGTCGGCGACGCGGCCACGGACCACCCCTTCCGGGAGGATCCCTACCTCGCGACGCGTGCGCCGCGCTCGATCCTGGCGCTGCCGCTGGTGCGGCAGGGCAAGCTTCGCAGCCTTATCTACCTGGAGAACGAAGCGACGGCGAACACCTTCACGCCGGCCCGCCTCGCGGTTCTCCGCCTCATCGCGGCGCAGGCGGCCATCTCGCTGGAAAATGCCGTCCTCGAGGAGAAGGAGTCGCTCCTCAAGGAGGTGCACCACCGGGTGAAGAACAACCTTCAGCTCATCTCCAGCCTCCTCAACCTGCAGGCCGCCCGCAGCGCGGACGCCACGGTCGCCGAGCACTTCGCCGAGAGCCGCAACCGCGTGCGCGCGATGGCGCTGGTTCACGAGAACCTCTACCGCGCGGGCAGCTTCGCGCGGATCTCCATGGCCGACCACCTGCGTTCGCTCTGCGCCCACCTGGTCCGCTCCTACGCGGTGCCGCAGCGGCGGGTGTCGCTGGCGGTAGAGGCCGAGGAGGTGACTCTCGACCTCGACCGCGCGGTGTCGTGCGGGCTGATCGTCAACGAATTGGTCTCCAACGCACTGAAGCACGCCTTTCCCGGCGCGCGAGCGGGCCGTGTCGGCGTGTCGCTGCGCATGGAGCCGTTCGACCGCTGCGTCCTGACGGTGGAGGACGACGGGATCGGCTTGCCCGAGGACTGGCGCTCCAGCGAGAGTCTTGGTCTTCAACTCGTGCGCGATCTCGCCGACCAGCTCGGCGGGCGCATCGACGTGACGTTGCATCAGGGAACCCGCTTCATGATCCACTTCGACCTCGCCGCCCCGGGGGGCGAGCCGCGATGA
- a CDS encoding ATP-binding response regulator: MSPARIAIVEDDRIVARDIREQLRRSGYEVVGTAASGEGAREMVARERPDLVLMDIRLEGAEDGIEAAQRVRRDYRVPVIFLTAYADDDTVRRATEAEPFGYLLKPFEDQQLRTAIEMALYKHRAERRLEESERRYATTLASIGDAVIATDPDARITFMNPVAEALTGWTVAEAAGAAVTEVFRIINEDSRETVEDPVAKVLRLGTVVGLANHTLLIARDGREVPIDDCGSPIIDDAGEISGAVLVFRDITERRQMDEALREAQNQLALVARLTRLGELAASIAHEVNQPLTAIMSNAETCLRYLDEARAAAERMVGNSARAGEVVKSIRSLASRSTPALSPVDINELVRDVVDLLRGDVRRSGTTLRLELESGLARVTGDGVQLQQVLLNLVTNALEALVEVPEGERIVRVQTAMEGTCHVTVTVEDSGPGLDASLADKIFEPLYTTKRDGMGLGLSICRSIVEAHGGRIGATRRDAAQRGTVFVFTIPVRNDAD; the protein is encoded by the coding sequence ATGAGTCCGGCCCGCATCGCGATCGTCGAGGACGACCGCATCGTTGCCCGCGACATCCGCGAGCAACTGCGCCGGAGCGGCTACGAGGTGGTGGGGACGGCGGCGAGCGGGGAGGGCGCGCGGGAGATGGTCGCCCGTGAGCGGCCCGACCTCGTCCTGATGGACATTCGCCTCGAGGGCGCCGAGGACGGCATCGAGGCGGCCCAGCGGGTGCGCCGCGACTACCGCGTGCCGGTGATCTTCCTCACCGCCTACGCCGACGACGACACCGTGCGCCGCGCCACCGAGGCGGAGCCCTTCGGCTATCTCCTCAAGCCGTTCGAGGACCAGCAGCTCCGGACCGCCATCGAGATGGCGCTCTACAAGCATCGTGCCGAGCGCCGCCTCGAGGAGAGCGAGCGGCGCTACGCCACCACGCTCGCCTCCATCGGCGACGCGGTGATCGCGACCGATCCCGACGCGCGCATCACCTTCATGAACCCGGTCGCCGAGGCGCTGACGGGGTGGACCGTCGCCGAGGCCGCCGGCGCTGCCGTCACCGAGGTCTTCCGCATCATCAACGAGGACTCGCGCGAGACGGTCGAGGATCCCGTCGCAAAGGTGCTGCGGCTCGGAACGGTGGTGGGCCTCGCCAACCATACCCTGCTGATCGCCAGGGACGGGCGGGAGGTCCCCATCGACGACTGCGGCTCGCCGATCATCGACGACGCGGGCGAGATCTCCGGCGCCGTCCTCGTCTTCCGCGACATCACCGAGCGGCGACAGATGGACGAGGCGCTGCGCGAGGCACAGAACCAGCTCGCCCTCGTCGCCCGCCTCACGCGTCTCGGCGAGCTCGCCGCCTCCATCGCGCACGAGGTCAACCAGCCGCTCACCGCCATCATGTCCAACGCGGAGACGTGCCTTCGCTATCTCGACGAGGCCCGGGCGGCGGCGGAGCGAATGGTGGGCAACTCGGCCCGCGCCGGCGAGGTCGTCAAGAGCATCCGCAGCCTCGCCTCCCGCTCGACGCCGGCGCTCTCCCCGGTCGACATCAACGAGCTGGTGCGCGACGTGGTCGACCTCCTGCGCGGCGACGTGCGCCGCTCCGGCACGACGCTGCGGCTGGAACTCGAGAGCGGCCTCGCCCGGGTCACCGGCGACGGCGTGCAGCTCCAGCAGGTCCTCCTCAACCTCGTCACCAACGCGCTGGAGGCTCTTGTGGAGGTGCCGGAGGGCGAGCGGATCGTGCGCGTGCAGACGGCGATGGAGGGGACCTGCCACGTCACCGTGACGGTCGAAGATTCCGGCCCCGGTCTCGACGCATCACTCGCCGACAAGATTTTCGAGCCGCTGTACACCACAAAACGCGACGGCATGGGCCTCGGGCTGTCGATCTGTCGGTCGATCGTCGAGGCGCATGGGGGCCGCATCGGCGCCACACGACGCGATGCTGCGCAGAGGGGGACTGTCTTCGTGTTTACCATTCCCGTGCGCAACGATGCCGACTGA
- a CDS encoding response regulator transcription factor — protein MPTDDGAPAVFLIDDDRDIREALDALLRSVGLRVESFASVEDFTASGRLGEPGCLLLDVRLSGQSGLSFQAELASRGIDVPIIFMSGHADVPMAVRGMKAGAIEFLTKPLRPQDLIDAVNQGLARDVERRGERAERDAIARARATLTQREREVMDLVASGHSNRAIADTLGLSEATVKVHRAHVMQKMGAGSLAHLVTMAQTLKSQR, from the coding sequence ATGCCGACTGACGACGGCGCTCCCGCCGTCTTTCTGATCGACGACGACAGGGACATCCGCGAGGCGCTCGACGCGCTCCTGCGGTCGGTCGGGCTGAGGGTCGAGTCCTTCGCGTCGGTCGAGGACTTCACCGCGAGCGGGAGGCTGGGCGAGCCCGGCTGCCTACTCCTCGACGTGAGACTGTCCGGGCAGAGCGGGTTGAGCTTCCAGGCGGAGCTCGCCTCACGCGGCATCGACGTGCCGATCATCTTCATGAGCGGCCACGCGGACGTGCCGATGGCGGTGCGCGGCATGAAGGCGGGGGCGATCGAGTTCCTCACCAAGCCGCTGCGGCCACAGGATCTGATCGACGCGGTCAATCAGGGACTGGCGCGCGATGTCGAGCGGCGCGGCGAGCGGGCGGAGCGCGACGCCATCGCCCGCGCCAGGGCGACGCTGACGCAGCGTGAGCGCGAGGTGATGGATCTCGTCGCCAGCGGGCACTCGAACCGCGCCATCGCCGACACGCTCGGTCTCAGCGAGGCGACGGTGAAGGTCCACCGCGCGCACGTCATGCAGAAGATGGGCGCCGGCTCGCTCGCCCACCTCGTCACCATGGCGCAGACCCTGAAGTCGCAGCGCTAG